One segment of Thermincola ferriacetica DNA contains the following:
- a CDS encoding helix-turn-helix domain-containing protein, whose amino-acid sequence MEEFIRSRVPWSAGPSLIEMTDEVGIDFDSFIDGLAQNKSDIEMAEEFGVTEKTIYYLRNQFERKGLGSTIGQD is encoded by the coding sequence ATGGAAGAATTTATTCGCAGTAGGGTGCCTTGGAGCGCAGGGCCAAGTCTCATAGAGATGACCGATGAGGTCGGGATTGATTTTGATAGTTTCATAGACGGATTGGCCCAAAACAAATCGGACATAGAAATGGCCGAGGAATTCGGGGTTACGGAAAAAACAATTTATTATCTGAGAAATCAATTTGAACGAAAGGGGCTGGGTTCAACAATTGGACAAGACTAA
- a CDS encoding FxsA family protein, with the protein MSRLFLLFITVPVLEILIYIELSRITGIGVTFALIFGTGLIGAFLAKREGLQVIRAIRRELEYGQVPGNHLLDGLLVLVGGILLITPGLLTDITGFLFLLPPTRKMVREFLKKKIRKWIDNGQIRFYMWR; encoded by the coding sequence ATGTCACGGTTGTTTCTTTTATTTATAACTGTCCCGGTACTGGAAATACTAATTTACATCGAACTAAGCCGCATAACGGGTATCGGAGTTACCTTTGCCCTCATTTTCGGTACAGGTTTGATTGGGGCTTTCCTGGCCAAAAGGGAAGGACTGCAGGTTATCCGGGCCATTCGCAGGGAACTGGAATATGGCCAGGTACCTGGCAATCATCTATTGGACGGCCTGTTGGTCCTGGTAGGCGGTATATTGCTGATTACACCGGGCTTACTGACAGACATTACCGGATTTCTTTTTCTACTTCCTCCCACCCGCAAGATGGTCAGGGAATTTTTAAAGAAAAAAATCAGAAAATGGATTGATAACGGACAAATCCGGTTTTATATGTGGAGATAA
- the guaB gene encoding IMP dehydrogenase, whose amino-acid sequence MREERIVKEGLTFDDVLLIPAKSEVLPKDVDTSTYLTKKIKLNIPLMSAGMDTVTESRLAIAIAREGGIGIIHKNMSIDQQALEVDRVKRSEHGVITDPIYLSPENSIREALSLMERYRISGVPITVNNKLVGILTNRDLRFVENYDRPIGEVMTRENLITAPVGTTLEEAKAILQKHKVEKLPIVDENFNLKGLITIKDIEKARRYPNSAKDHKGRLVVGAAVGVTKDMMDRVSALVDAKVDVITVDTAHGHSRGVLDAVYMIKKKYPDVDVIAGNVATAEATVDLIKAGADCIKVGIGPGSICTTRVVAGIGVPQITAIMDCAEEAEKHGIPIIADGGIKYSGDIVKAIAAGANVVMIGSLFAGTEESPGDIEIYQGRSFKVYRGMGSLGAMKAGSKDRYFQEDEKKLVPEGIEGRVPYKGPLSETVYQLIGGLRAGMGYCGTPNIEALRKNTKFMRITTAGLKESHPHDVQITKEAPNYSL is encoded by the coding sequence ATGAGGGAAGAAAGAATAGTAAAAGAAGGTTTAACCTTTGACGATGTCCTGTTAATTCCGGCCAAGTCGGAAGTACTGCCCAAGGATGTTGATACCTCTACATACCTGACAAAAAAAATCAAACTCAATATCCCGTTAATGAGCGCCGGGATGGATACGGTTACTGAATCCAGGCTGGCTATTGCTATTGCCCGGGAAGGCGGTATAGGTATCATTCATAAAAACATGTCCATCGACCAGCAGGCTCTGGAAGTGGACAGGGTGAAAAGGTCTGAACACGGGGTTATAACCGATCCTATCTATCTTTCACCGGAAAACTCCATCAGGGAAGCCTTAAGCCTCATGGAAAGGTATAGAATTTCCGGCGTGCCCATTACGGTTAATAATAAACTGGTAGGTATTCTCACTAACCGGGATTTACGTTTTGTGGAAAATTATGACCGGCCCATTGGTGAAGTAATGACCAGGGAAAACCTTATCACTGCTCCTGTAGGGACTACCCTGGAAGAGGCTAAAGCCATCCTGCAGAAACATAAAGTGGAAAAACTTCCTATTGTGGATGAAAACTTTAACCTTAAAGGTTTAATTACCATTAAAGATATAGAAAAAGCTCGCCGTTATCCCAATTCGGCAAAAGACCACAAAGGCAGGCTGGTCGTTGGCGCGGCTGTAGGTGTTACCAAAGATATGATGGACAGAGTCAGCGCACTGGTGGATGCCAAAGTAGATGTAATAACCGTCGATACCGCTCACGGCCATTCCCGGGGCGTACTGGATGCCGTATACATGATTAAAAAGAAATACCCTGATGTGGATGTCATTGCCGGCAACGTGGCCACGGCCGAGGCCACAGTGGACTTGATAAAGGCCGGAGCGGACTGTATCAAGGTAGGTATTGGTCCCGGTTCTATATGCACCACCAGGGTGGTCGCCGGCATTGGTGTACCCCAGATCACCGCTATCATGGACTGCGCGGAAGAAGCTGAAAAGCACGGTATACCTATCATTGCTGACGGTGGTATTAAGTATTCAGGAGATATTGTGAAAGCCATTGCCGCCGGCGCCAATGTGGTTATGATTGGCAGTCTCTTTGCCGGAACGGAGGAAAGCCCGGGAGATATTGAAATTTACCAGGGTAGAAGCTTTAAGGTTTACCGGGGCATGGGCTCTTTAGGCGCCATGAAGGCCGGCAGTAAGGACAGGTATTTCCAAGAAGACGAGAAAAAACTGGTGCCGGAAGGCATTGAAGGGCGCGTTCCCTATAAGGGGCCTCTTTCGGAAACGGTTTACCAATTGATAGGCGGTTTGCGTGCAGGAATGGGTTACTGCGGTACTCCCAACATTGAGGCTCTTCGTAAAAATACCAAATTTATGCGTATTACCACGGCCGGTCTCAAGGAAAGTCATCCCCATGACGTGCAAATTACGAAAGAAGCGCCTAACTATAGTTTGTAA